A genome region from Euphorbia lathyris chromosome 4, ddEupLath1.1, whole genome shotgun sequence includes the following:
- the LOC136227548 gene encoding pumilio homolog 1-like: MITDNYSKILPDISMRSMLKNEDLGKLIREQRLQQEAASDREKELNIYRSGSAPPTVEGSLSSIGGFFDGNEIPLIRNTNKGGFLSEEEIRSDPSYVNYYYANVNLNPRLPPPLVSKEDWRFSQRLQGSGGVNSVVGDRRKGGRGGDNEGHRSLFAVQPGFVGAKEELGNGNGGGVEWGGDGLIGLPGLDLGRRKKSIAEILQDDMGHVHPISRHPSRPASRNAFDDDVENLDSQFAQLHDLTSSDSLHSIANKQGVHGGQNVGATSSHSYASALGASLSRSTTPDPQLVARAPSPRIPPIGGGRVNSMDKRDGSGSNSFKGVSSTLNGSADLVAALSGLNLSTVDEENYSRLHGQHNLEDHHNLFNLQGDQNHVKQQQLLNNSISSANSYLKGPSAPMLNTRRGSHSDHQNVDSMNSAFANYGLGGYPMSPSSPSMMGAQIGSGNLPPLFENAAASALGGTGLDSRTLGALGPNLMAAAAELQNLNRVGNQNAGNSLQVPLMDPLYIQYLRSNEYAAAAAQLAALNDPTIDREYLGNSYMDLLQKAYVGSLLSPQKSHYGVPYPGKSGNANQNYYGNPAFGLGMSYPGSPIGGPLLPSSPMGSGSPVRHGERNLRFNPGVRNLSGGVMGSWHSESGGNLDENFPSTLLDEFKSNKTKCFELSEIAGHVVEFSADQYGSRFIQQKLETATTEEKNMVFNEIMPQALSLMTDVFGNYVIQKFFEHGSAAQIRELADQLTGHVLTLSLQMYGCRVIQKAIEVVELDQQTKMVMELDGQIMRCVRDQNGNHVIQKCIECVPEDAIQFIVSTFYDQVVTLSTHPYGCRVIQRVLEHCHDVKTQRIMMDEILQSVLMLAQDQYGNYVVQHVLEHGKPHERSLIIKKLTGQIVQMSQQKFASNVIEKCLTFGTAAERQALVDEMLGTTDENEPLQAMMKDQFANYVVQKVLETCDDQQLELILNRIKVHLNALKKYTYGKHIVARVEKLVAAGERRISILTLQPASS; this comes from the exons ATGATCACCGATAACTATTCGAAGATTTTACCTGATATTTCAATGCGATCAATGCTCAAGAACGAGGATTTGGGCAAGCTGATTAGAGAACAAAGGCTACAACAAGAAGCGGCGAGTGACAGAGAGAAGGAGCTGAATATTTACCGAAGTGGGTCCGCTCCACCTACTGTGGAAGGGTCCTTGAGCTCGATTGGAGGTTTCTTTGATGGTAATGAAATTCCTCTTATCAGAAACACTAATAAAGGTGGGTTTTTGAGCGAAGAAGAGATAAGGTCTGATCCATCTTATGTTAATTACTACTATGCTAATGTGAACTTGAATCCAAGGTTACCGCCTCCATTGGTATCTAAGGAGGATTGGAGATTTTCACAAAGATTACAGGGTTCTGGTGGTGTTAATTCTGTTGTTGGGGACAGAAGAAAGGGAGGTAGAGGAGGTGATAATGAAGGGCACAGGTCACTTTTTGCTGTGCAACCAGGTTTTGTAGGAGCTAAGGAGGAGCTTGGGAATGGAAATGGTGGAGGGGTTGAATGGGGAGGTGATGGGCTGATTGGGTTGCCAGGGTTGGACCTTGGAAGGAGGAAAAAAAGTATTGCTGAAATCCTTCAG GACGATATGGGCCATGTTCATCCTATTTCAAGGCACCCCTCACGTCCAGCTAGTCGCAATGCATTTGATGATGATGTTGAGAATTTGGATTCCCAGTTTGCTCAGCTGCACGACTTAACTTCCTCTGATTCTCTTCACAGTATTGCAAATAAACAGGGCGTCCATGGGGGCCAAAATGTTGGTGCTACTTCTTCTCACAGCTATGCTTCTGCTTTAGGTGCCTCGTTGTCACGAAGCACAACACCAGACCCTCAACTTGTGGCTAGAGCTCCTAGCCCTAGAATTCCTCCTATCGGAGGAGGTAGGGTAAATTCTATGGATAAAAGAGACGGAAGCGGTTCAAACTCATTCAAAGGTGTCTCATCAACCTTGAATGGATCAGCTGACTTAGTAGCTGCTTTGTCTGGATTGAATCTGTCAACAGTAGATGAAGAGAATTACTCACGACTGCATGGCCAACATAACCTTGAGGATCATCACAATCTCTTCAACTTGCAGGGTGACCAGAACCATGTTAAACAACAACAGCTGTTGAATAATTCTATCTCATCTGCTAACTCCTATCTAAAGGGCCCCTCGGCACCAATGCTCAATACCAGGCGAGGCTCTCATTCTGACCACCAGAATGTTGATAGCATGAATTCTGCTTTTGCAAACTATGGCTTGGGTGGATATCCAATGAGTCCTTCTTCTCCATCTATGATGGGGGCCCAGATTGGGAGTGGGAATTTACCTCCTTTGTTTGAAAATGCTGCTGCATCTGCACTGGGAGGCACTGGATTGGATTCTAGAACATTGGGTGCTTTGGGACCCAATTTAATGGCTGCTGCAGCAGAATTGCAGAATCTCAACAGAGTTGGAAATCAGAATGCAGGAAATTCTCTTCAAGTGCCTCTTATGGACCCATTATATATTCAGTATCTGAGATCAAATGAGTATGCCGCTGCTGCTGCACAGCTTGCAGCTCTCAATGACCCTACTATTGACAGGGAGTACCTTGGTAATTCATACATGGATTTGCTCCAAAAAGCTTATGTAGGGTCATTGCTTTCTCCTCAAAAGTCACATTATGGTGTTCCCTATCCTGGTAAGTCGGGCAATGCGAATCAGAATTACTATGGAAATCCAGCATTTGGTCTTGGCATGTCTTATCCTGGTAGCCCAATCGGGGGTCCACTTCTACCAAGTTCTCCTATGGGTTCAGGCAGTCCTGTCAGGCACGGTGAACGAAACCTGCGATTCAATCCTGGTGTTAGGAATCTATCTGGTGGTGTTATGGGATCTTGGCACTCAGAATCTGGTGGTAACCTGGATGAAAATTTTCCTTCCACTTTGCTAGATGAGTTTAAAAGTAACAAAACTAAATGTTTTGAGCTCTCAGAGATTGCTGGCCATGTTGTTGAATTCAG TGCTGATCAGTATGGGAGTCGGTTTATTCAGCAGAAACTCGAAACTGCTACAACAGAAGAAAAGAACATGGTGTTTAATGAAATTATGCCCCAAGCTCTTTCATTAATGACAGATGTTTTTGGTAATTATGTGATACAGAAG TTTTTTGAGCATGGATCTGCAGCTCAAATCAGGGAGCTCGCAGATCAGCTAACTGGGCATGTCTTGACTCTTAGCCTTCAAATGTATGGTTGTCGAGTGATCCAAAAG GCTATAGAAGTGGTTGAGCTGGACCAGCAGACCAAAATGGTTATGGAGCTTGATGGTCAAATCATGCGCTGTGTGCGTGATCAGAACGGGAACCATGTAATTCAGAAGTGTATTGAATGTGTGCCTGAAGATGCTATACAGTTCATTGTTTCAACATTTTATGATCAAGTTGTGACACTTTCCACCCATCCATATGGTTGTCGAGTCATTCAG AGAGTTCTGGAACACTGTCATGATGTCAAAACCCAGCGCATAATGATGGATGAGATTCTGCAATCTGTACTTATGTTGGCACAGGACCAGTATGGCAATTATGTTGTGCAG CATGTGCTGGAACATGGAAAACCGCATGAACGGTCATTGATAATAAAGAAATTAACTGGGCAGATCGTTCAGATGAGCCAACAGAAATTTGCCTCCAATGTCATTGAGAAATGTTTGACATTCGGTACTGCTGCTGAACGCCAGGCCTTGGTCGATGAGATGCTTGGTACTACTGACGAGAATGAGCCACTTCAG GCTATGATGAAAGATCAGTTTGCTAATTATGTTGTACAGAAAGTGCTGGAAACTTGTGATGACCAGCAACTTGAACTAATTCTTAACCGAATAAAGGTTCACTTAAATGCTTTGAAGAAGTATACTTACGGGAAGCATATAGTTGCTCGTGTAGAGAAGCTCGTTGCAGCTGGAG AGAGGAGGATTAGCATACTTACCCTGCAACCTGCTTCTTCTTAG
- the LOC136227235 gene encoding thaumatin-like protein, which yields MPTSSNLFFFFSLLICFTYTDGTQLVILNSCNYSIWPGLLGNAGHETPREGGFHLATGQATLLDLPDKWSGRIWPRQGCCFDQTTGKGTCQTGDCAGLLQCRGTGGVPPTTLVEMTLGTSVSDLHYYDVSLVDGFNVPVSMVSVGGGGRCGVAACEADLNVCCPERLVVKRGGKVVGCKSACLAAKRDWYCCTGKYADPKICKPSVFGNLFKAICPRAYSFAYDDASGLKTCKTSRYVITFCPPNSW from the exons ATGCCAACTTCTTccaatctcttcttcttcttctcccttctCATCTGCTTCACTTACACAG ATGGAACTCAATTGGTCATACTCAACAGTTGCAACTACAGCATATGGCCAGGTCTACTAGGAAACGCGGGCCACGAAACCCCGCGAGAAGGCGGTTTCCATCTCGCCACAGGCCAGGCAACACTCCTTGACCTCCCTGATAAATGGTCAGGCAGAATCTGGCCAAGACAAGGCTGTTGTTTCGACCAAACAACCGGAAAAGGCACGTGTCAGACTGGAGATTGCGCCGGACTACTACAATGTAGAGGCACTGGTGGTGTTCCTCCAACAACATTAGTTGAAATGACACTAGGTACTTCAGTGTCTGACCTACATTACTATGATGTGAGTTTGGTTGATGGCTTCAATGTTCCGGTTTCTATGGTGTCTGTAGGCGGCGGGGGGAGGTGTGGCGTGGCCGCCTGCGAGGCGGACTTGAATGTTTGTTGTCCGGAGAGGTTGGTTGTGAAGCGGGGAGGGAAGGTTGTGGGTTGTAAAAGTGCTTGTTTGGCTGCTAAAAGAGATTGGTATTGCTGTACTGGGAAGTATGCTGACCCTAAGATATGTAAACCTAGTGTTTTTGGGAATCTATTTAAGGCAATATGTCCTAGGGCTTATAGTTTTGCTTATGATGATGCTTCTGGTCTTAAGACTTGTAAGACTTCTAGGTATGTTATCACTTTCTGCCCTCCTAATTCATGGTGA